The following proteins are co-located in the Neodiprion virginianus isolate iyNeoVirg1 chromosome 6, iyNeoVirg1.1, whole genome shotgun sequence genome:
- the LOC124307130 gene encoding 4-coumarate--CoA ligase 2-like isoform X1: protein MSNWCYLLSRSALRLRCHNIRPPVKFSPDRQSVYSAVNKNYGREIFTTAFKRNSEIQKSPYATRNNLRIDQDNVVSSPFPDVNIPREFLHEYIWKNLERWPSKTAVVCSTTGKSYTYSELRTLSGKFAASLRKCKFYPNSTIAVVLPNVVEYAIIVLGASEAGISITMMNPISTAKEISRQLQTSEAFGVITSSEQYPVVKASLAGCSNIKLPAIIVDEPNHPLPEGCIRFSELISDSVEVFSESAIPGKTNEDVLFLPYSSGTTGLPKGVEISHRNITVNCEQLQVKGVYPGHETTETHQEVVPLILPAFHIYGLVVVILNYLSVGAKIVFVRKFNPENFLNSLKDFKSTMLYAAPPMILFLGSSELVTDNHLKTLKFIMSGAAPIGAESVQKVLRKAKREIPISQGYGLTEASPVVTGTDNGIDNLDAVGYVISNTSLRIVNLEESRAGQNMGVNETGELYVKGPQVMKGYYKNPEATANTLDGEWLKTGDIACFDETGRVMIKDRIKELIKVKGFQVAPAELEELLRTNDEILDAAVVGEPHPKYGEMPKAFVVCKPGVKSDGDKIKKFIAERVPSYKQLGSVKFIDVIPKSTAGKILRRQLKDM, encoded by the exons ATGTCAAATTGGTGTTACTTACTAAGCCGGTCAGCATTGAGACTGAGATGTCACAATATCCGACCGCCGGTGAAATTTTCTCCCGACAGACAAAGTGTATATTCTGCCGTGAATAAAAACTACGGTAGAGAAATATTTACTACCGCTTTTAAGAGAAACTCTGAAATTCAGAAGTCACCGTACGCTACGAGGAACAACTTGCGAATCGATCAAGACAATGTTGTCAGTAGTCCGTTTCCAGACGTCAACATTCCCCGAGAATTTTTACATGAATATATTTGGAAGAACTTGGAACGATGGCCAAGTAAAACAGCAGTG GTTTGCTCAACAACCGGTAAATCCTATACATATTCCGAACTGCGTACCTTAAGTGGAAAATTTGCAGCATCTCTGAGAAAATGCAAATTCTATCCTAACAGTACCATCGCCGTTGTTTTGCCAAATGTAGTGGAATACGCAATAATTGTGTTGGGAGCATCTGAAGCTGGAATTAGC ATCACAATGATGAATCCGATATCCACGGCAAAGGAAATCAGTCGACAGTTACAAACTTCTGAAGCTTTTGGTGTAATTACTAGTTCGGAACAATATCCAGTTGTCAAAGCGAGCCTTGCCGGGTGTTCAAATATTAAATTGCCTGCAATCATAGTGGATGAACCAAATCACCCGTTACCGGAGGGATGTATCAGATTCAGTGAATTGATATCAGACTCCGTTGAAGTATTCAGTGAATCCGCAATTCCGGGAAAAACCAATGAAGATGTTTTATTCTTACCATACTCGAGTGGAACAACGGGTTTGCCGAAAGGCGTGGAAATCAGTCACCG GAATATCACTGTGAACTGTGAGCAGTTGCAAGTTAAAGGAGTATATCCTGGACATGAAACCACCGAAACTCATCAAGAAGTGGTTCCTCTGATTTTACCAGCATTTCATATTTATGGATTAGTTGTGGTAATACTTAATTACTtgag CGTGGGAGCTAAAATCGTTTTCGTACGTAAATTCAACCCAGAAAATTTTCTGAACTCTCTGAAAGACTTCAAATCGACCATGTTATACGCGGCGCCTCCAATGATACTGTTTTTGGGAAGCAGCGAGTTGGTCACCGACAATCATTTGAAGACTCTTAAATTCATCATGTCAGGGGCTGCACCGATTGGTGCGGAGAGTGTACAGAAAGTACTGAGGAAAGCCAAACGTGAAATACCGATATCACAAGG GTATGGTCTTACCGAAGCTTCTCCTGTTGTCACGGGTACCGACAACGGAATAGACAACTTGGATGCAGTTGGATATGTTATTTCCAATACGAGCTTACGAATTGTTAATTTAGAAGAATCGAGAGCCGGACAAAATATGGGAGTTAACGAAACAGGAGAACTGTACGTCAAAGGTCCCCAAGTAATGAAAGGGTATTACAAGAATCCTGAGGCTACAGCGAATACTTTGGATGGAGAATGGCTCAAAACTGGCGACATAGCGTGCTTCGATGAAACGG GTCGTGTAATGATCAAAGATCGAATAAAGGAGTTGATAAAAGTCAAAGGTTTTCAAGTGGCACCTGCTGAGCTGGAAGAGCTACTGCGAACTAATGATGAAATATTAGACGCGGCTGTAGTCGGAGAACCTCATCCGAAATATGGAGAGATGCCAAAAGCCTTCGTAGTTTGTAAACCCGGAGTAAAATCTGATGgagataaaattaaaaaattcattgctGAACGGGTTCCTAGCTATAAACAATTGGGTTCAGTCAAGTTCATTGATGTAATTCCGAAGAGCACAGCCGGTAAAATACTTAGGCGGCAGCTTAAAGACATGTAA
- the LOC124307130 gene encoding 4-coumarate--CoA ligase 1-like isoform X2: protein MQCQRSDKTEIESYFELRVAIKIHVCSTTGKSYTYSELRTLSGKFAASLRKCKFYPNSTIAVVLPNVVEYAIIVLGASEAGISITMMNPISTAKEISRQLQTSEAFGVITSSEQYPVVKASLAGCSNIKLPAIIVDEPNHPLPEGCIRFSELISDSVEVFSESAIPGKTNEDVLFLPYSSGTTGLPKGVEISHRNITVNCEQLQVKGVYPGHETTETHQEVVPLILPAFHIYGLVVVILNYLSVGAKIVFVRKFNPENFLNSLKDFKSTMLYAAPPMILFLGSSELVTDNHLKTLKFIMSGAAPIGAESVQKVLRKAKREIPISQGYGLTEASPVVTGTDNGIDNLDAVGYVISNTSLRIVNLEESRAGQNMGVNETGELYVKGPQVMKGYYKNPEATANTLDGEWLKTGDIACFDETGRVMIKDRIKELIKVKGFQVAPAELEELLRTNDEILDAAVVGEPHPKYGEMPKAFVVCKPGVKSDGDKIKKFIAERVPSYKQLGSVKFIDVIPKSTAGKILRRQLKDM from the exons ATGCAATGTCAACGATCTGACAAGACGGAAATCGAAAGCTACTTCGAATTGCGCGTGGcaattaaaatacac GTTTGCTCAACAACCGGTAAATCCTATACATATTCCGAACTGCGTACCTTAAGTGGAAAATTTGCAGCATCTCTGAGAAAATGCAAATTCTATCCTAACAGTACCATCGCCGTTGTTTTGCCAAATGTAGTGGAATACGCAATAATTGTGTTGGGAGCATCTGAAGCTGGAATTAGC ATCACAATGATGAATCCGATATCCACGGCAAAGGAAATCAGTCGACAGTTACAAACTTCTGAAGCTTTTGGTGTAATTACTAGTTCGGAACAATATCCAGTTGTCAAAGCGAGCCTTGCCGGGTGTTCAAATATTAAATTGCCTGCAATCATAGTGGATGAACCAAATCACCCGTTACCGGAGGGATGTATCAGATTCAGTGAATTGATATCAGACTCCGTTGAAGTATTCAGTGAATCCGCAATTCCGGGAAAAACCAATGAAGATGTTTTATTCTTACCATACTCGAGTGGAACAACGGGTTTGCCGAAAGGCGTGGAAATCAGTCACCG GAATATCACTGTGAACTGTGAGCAGTTGCAAGTTAAAGGAGTATATCCTGGACATGAAACCACCGAAACTCATCAAGAAGTGGTTCCTCTGATTTTACCAGCATTTCATATTTATGGATTAGTTGTGGTAATACTTAATTACTtgag CGTGGGAGCTAAAATCGTTTTCGTACGTAAATTCAACCCAGAAAATTTTCTGAACTCTCTGAAAGACTTCAAATCGACCATGTTATACGCGGCGCCTCCAATGATACTGTTTTTGGGAAGCAGCGAGTTGGTCACCGACAATCATTTGAAGACTCTTAAATTCATCATGTCAGGGGCTGCACCGATTGGTGCGGAGAGTGTACAGAAAGTACTGAGGAAAGCCAAACGTGAAATACCGATATCACAAGG GTATGGTCTTACCGAAGCTTCTCCTGTTGTCACGGGTACCGACAACGGAATAGACAACTTGGATGCAGTTGGATATGTTATTTCCAATACGAGCTTACGAATTGTTAATTTAGAAGAATCGAGAGCCGGACAAAATATGGGAGTTAACGAAACAGGAGAACTGTACGTCAAAGGTCCCCAAGTAATGAAAGGGTATTACAAGAATCCTGAGGCTACAGCGAATACTTTGGATGGAGAATGGCTCAAAACTGGCGACATAGCGTGCTTCGATGAAACGG GTCGTGTAATGATCAAAGATCGAATAAAGGAGTTGATAAAAGTCAAAGGTTTTCAAGTGGCACCTGCTGAGCTGGAAGAGCTACTGCGAACTAATGATGAAATATTAGACGCGGCTGTAGTCGGAGAACCTCATCCGAAATATGGAGAGATGCCAAAAGCCTTCGTAGTTTGTAAACCCGGAGTAAAATCTGATGgagataaaattaaaaaattcattgctGAACGGGTTCCTAGCTATAAACAATTGGGTTCAGTCAAGTTCATTGATGTAATTCCGAAGAGCACAGCCGGTAAAATACTTAGGCGGCAGCTTAAAGACATGTAA
- the LOC124307130 gene encoding 4-coumarate--CoA ligase 1-like isoform X3: protein MCQRNITMMNPISTAKEISRQLQTSEAFGVITSSEQYPVVKASLAGCSNIKLPAIIVDEPNHPLPEGCIRFSELISDSVEVFSESAIPGKTNEDVLFLPYSSGTTGLPKGVEISHRNITVNCEQLQVKGVYPGHETTETHQEVVPLILPAFHIYGLVVVILNYLSVGAKIVFVRKFNPENFLNSLKDFKSTMLYAAPPMILFLGSSELVTDNHLKTLKFIMSGAAPIGAESVQKVLRKAKREIPISQGYGLTEASPVVTGTDNGIDNLDAVGYVISNTSLRIVNLEESRAGQNMGVNETGELYVKGPQVMKGYYKNPEATANTLDGEWLKTGDIACFDETGRVMIKDRIKELIKVKGFQVAPAELEELLRTNDEILDAAVVGEPHPKYGEMPKAFVVCKPGVKSDGDKIKKFIAERVPSYKQLGSVKFIDVIPKSTAGKILRRQLKDM from the exons ATGTGCCAAAGAAAC ATCACAATGATGAATCCGATATCCACGGCAAAGGAAATCAGTCGACAGTTACAAACTTCTGAAGCTTTTGGTGTAATTACTAGTTCGGAACAATATCCAGTTGTCAAAGCGAGCCTTGCCGGGTGTTCAAATATTAAATTGCCTGCAATCATAGTGGATGAACCAAATCACCCGTTACCGGAGGGATGTATCAGATTCAGTGAATTGATATCAGACTCCGTTGAAGTATTCAGTGAATCCGCAATTCCGGGAAAAACCAATGAAGATGTTTTATTCTTACCATACTCGAGTGGAACAACGGGTTTGCCGAAAGGCGTGGAAATCAGTCACCG GAATATCACTGTGAACTGTGAGCAGTTGCAAGTTAAAGGAGTATATCCTGGACATGAAACCACCGAAACTCATCAAGAAGTGGTTCCTCTGATTTTACCAGCATTTCATATTTATGGATTAGTTGTGGTAATACTTAATTACTtgag CGTGGGAGCTAAAATCGTTTTCGTACGTAAATTCAACCCAGAAAATTTTCTGAACTCTCTGAAAGACTTCAAATCGACCATGTTATACGCGGCGCCTCCAATGATACTGTTTTTGGGAAGCAGCGAGTTGGTCACCGACAATCATTTGAAGACTCTTAAATTCATCATGTCAGGGGCTGCACCGATTGGTGCGGAGAGTGTACAGAAAGTACTGAGGAAAGCCAAACGTGAAATACCGATATCACAAGG GTATGGTCTTACCGAAGCTTCTCCTGTTGTCACGGGTACCGACAACGGAATAGACAACTTGGATGCAGTTGGATATGTTATTTCCAATACGAGCTTACGAATTGTTAATTTAGAAGAATCGAGAGCCGGACAAAATATGGGAGTTAACGAAACAGGAGAACTGTACGTCAAAGGTCCCCAAGTAATGAAAGGGTATTACAAGAATCCTGAGGCTACAGCGAATACTTTGGATGGAGAATGGCTCAAAACTGGCGACATAGCGTGCTTCGATGAAACGG GTCGTGTAATGATCAAAGATCGAATAAAGGAGTTGATAAAAGTCAAAGGTTTTCAAGTGGCACCTGCTGAGCTGGAAGAGCTACTGCGAACTAATGATGAAATATTAGACGCGGCTGTAGTCGGAGAACCTCATCCGAAATATGGAGAGATGCCAAAAGCCTTCGTAGTTTGTAAACCCGGAGTAAAATCTGATGgagataaaattaaaaaattcattgctGAACGGGTTCCTAGCTATAAACAATTGGGTTCAGTCAAGTTCATTGATGTAATTCCGAAGAGCACAGCCGGTAAAATACTTAGGCGGCAGCTTAAAGACATGTAA